The proteins below are encoded in one region of Triticum aestivum cultivar Chinese Spring chromosome 1B, IWGSC CS RefSeq v2.1, whole genome shotgun sequence:
- the LOC123149697 gene encoding uncharacterized protein isoform X1, translated as MAAVRCAARRLGGSLLQRTQAAVAEEGRLLAPSRLMRSRQLSTKVSGERSQVAERHLLEPGSLMRSRQLSGEHARNIQKKEDDCWAGFNETLKRLDELQKKKKPSVFQQRMISIDRALKSLVYGSFKVTVVYVAAATAFSGSGLEA; from the exons atggcggcggttCGGTGCGCGGCGAGGAGGCTCGGCGGCTCTCTGCTCCAGCGAACGCAGGCGGCGGTCGCGGAGGAGGGACGCCTGCTCGCGCCAAGCAGGCTCATGCGCTCCCGCCAGCTCTCCACCAAGGTCTCCGGCGAG CGATCGCAGGTGGCGGAGCGACACCTCCTCGAGCCAGGCAGCCTCATGCGCTCCCGCCAGCTCTCCGGCGAG CATGCTCGCAACATCCAGAAGAAAGAGGATGACTGCTGGGCGGGGTTCAATGAGACGCTAAAGAGGTTGGACGAGCTTCAAAAAAAGAAGAAACCAAGTGTCTTTCAGCA GCGCATGATATCCATCGACCGTGCGTTGAAGAGTTTGGTCTATGGATCTTTCAAGGTGACAGTTGTGTATgtggctgctgctactgctttctCTGGCAGTGGGCTAGAAGCGTAG
- the LOC123149697 gene encoding uncharacterized protein isoform X2 → MAAVRCAARRLGGSLLQRTQAAVAEEGRLLAPSRLMRSRQLSTKVSGEHARNIQKKEDDCWAGFNETLKRLDELQKKKKPSVFQQRMISIDRALKSLVYGSFKVTVVYVAAATAFSGSGLEA, encoded by the exons atggcggcggttCGGTGCGCGGCGAGGAGGCTCGGCGGCTCTCTGCTCCAGCGAACGCAGGCGGCGGTCGCGGAGGAGGGACGCCTGCTCGCGCCAAGCAGGCTCATGCGCTCCCGCCAGCTCTCCACCAAGGTCTCCGGCGAG CATGCTCGCAACATCCAGAAGAAAGAGGATGACTGCTGGGCGGGGTTCAATGAGACGCTAAAGAGGTTGGACGAGCTTCAAAAAAAGAAGAAACCAAGTGTCTTTCAGCA GCGCATGATATCCATCGACCGTGCGTTGAAGAGTTTGGTCTATGGATCTTTCAAGGTGACAGTTGTGTATgtggctgctgctactgctttctCTGGCAGTGGGCTAGAAGCGTAG